The Stigmatella aurantiaca DW4/3-1 genome contains the following window.
CGCTGTCCCTGATCCTCGATACCAACGTCGTCCTGGACATGCTGATCTTTGATGATCCTCTCACGCGAGCCCTGAGTGAAGCCCTGTCGGCGGACCAACTCACCGCCTGGGCGGATCGGGACACTCTGGGGGAGCTGGAGCGGGTGCTTACCTTTCGCGACTTCCCCCGCGCCGGGGTGAACCGTCACGAGGTCTTCGAACGCTACCGGGCGCGGGTGCGCCTGGCGCCGGAGCCCACCGGGCCCGTGCCCGAGGTGCCGCGCTGCCGGGACCGGAGCGATCAGAAGTTCCTGGAGCTGGCGGCCCGCACGGGGGCGCACTGGCTGGTGAGCAAGGACCGGCAGGTGCTCTGCATGGCCGATCGCCGGGGCCTGCCGTTCGACATCCTCAGCCCCCGGCAGGCCTCGCAGCGGCTCGCGCGCCCCTGAGAGGGGCCTCGGGGCGCGGCATTGCGAAGGGCCTCAGCGGCTCAGCAACACGCCGGCCTGGGTATCACCGCCGGTAAAGGCATCCATCAGGCCATCCCCGTTGAAGTCCCCCACCGCCAGGGATTGGCCGCCCGTTACGGTCGCCCAAGACACGGGGGAACCAAACCCCCCGGCGCCATTGCCGCGCCACACCACCATGCTGGCGGTGGTGGTGGCGGTCGCGGCGACATCCAGGCGTCCATCCCCATCCAGGTCGGCGAGGGCGAGGCCGTCGATGGGGCTGTCGGAGGGCAGGGACAAGGTGGTCAAAAGGGTGAAGTTTCCATCCCCCTGCCCCTTCAGGATGCGCACGTTCACATTCACTCCGGTCCCCGAGGGGGCGCACGCCGCCGCCAGGTCGAGCTTCCCATCCCGGTCCACGTCTCCTGCGGCCACGTCATAGCAGTACACCCCCAGGTTCACCGTCTTCACGGACCCGGCGAAGCTGCCCGTCCCATTGCCCAGCAGCACGCTCACGCTGATGGCGGTGCTGTTGCTGGCAAAGGCCACGTCCACCTTGCCGTCCTGGTTGAAGTCCGCGGCGACGCTGGCCCGGGGGACGCCCGCGGCCGGCGGGGAGAGACCGTTGACGAAGGTTCCGCTCCCATCGTTAAGGTAGACGCTGACGGAGTTGCCCCCCACGACCATGTCCTGGTCGCCGTCCAGGTCGAGATCCACGAGCGCCAGGGAGCGCGGCGAGGAGGAGGTCCGCGTGGAGGAGCTCTCGACGCCGCCCGTGCCATTGCCCAGATGGATGGTGATGTTGCCGCTGGCGAAGTTGGCCACCAGCATGTCGGGCTTGCCATCGCGGTTCACATCCCCCACCGCCACCGTGTAAGGGTTGCTGGCCGCCGGGTGCTTGCGCAGCGCCGGGAAGTTCCCCGTGCCATCGTTCAGCAACAGGCTCATGGAGACGGCTCCGCCGTTGGCCACCAGCAGGTCCAGCTTGCCATCCCGGTTGATGTCGGCCACCTGGGCGCCGCGCGCATTCGCGACGCCGGTGGTGTCCAGCACGGCGAAGCCCCGCACACCCGTCACCGGGGAGCCCGAGCCCCGGATCACCGCGGCGCGGTTGAAGGTGCTGAGGGTGGCCACGAGGTCTTGCCGCCCGTCCCCGTCCAGGTCCGCCCCGGTGAGGCTGCCCACGCCCGTGCCCACGGCGAGGTTGCCGCTGATGGCAAACGGGCTGTAGACGCCCGTGCCATCCAGCGGCCTGCCCAGCAGGATGGCGATGCTGGGGCCCAGGTTGCTGCCCACCGCCACATCGGGCCAGCCATCCAGGTTGAAGTCCCCCACCACCACGCCACGTGGCTGGCGGAACTCTTTGTTGTTCACGTTGGCCGAGGTGTTGATGGCGGCCGAGAAGGTGCCATTGCCCTGCCCCAGCAGCACGCTGACCGAGTCATCGCTGTAGTTGCCGACGATCAGATCCGGCTTGTTGTCCCGGTTGAAGTCGGCCGTGGCCAGGGAGCGGGGCCCGGGGCGCACCTGGATGTTCCCCAGGGAGGCGAAGACCCGCCCGCCGTCATTGCGCAGCGAGGTGACGGTGCTCGCCCCGCTGTTGGCGGTGGCGATGTCTGGCCGCCCATCCCCGTTGAGGTCCACCACCACCACCGCATAGGGCGTGCTCCCGGTGGTGTGGGTCTTGCTCTCTCCGAAGGTGCCATCGCCGTTGCCGTAGAACACCCGCACGTTGCTGGCGCCCGAGTTGACGGCGACGATGTCCAGGTGGCCGTCCTGATCGATGTCCGCGGCGGCCACCCCGCGCGGGGATGAACCGGAGGACAGGGTGGAGGGGGTGTAGCCCCCCGCGCCGTTGTCGAGCAGCAGGCTCACGTTGCCCGTGTTCAGGTTGGCCGTCACCAGGTCCACGCGCCCATCGCCGTTGAAGTCCCCGCTCGCCAGCCCCTGCGGGTTCGTGGCGCCCGTGCCGATGGGCACGCTCGTGAAGGCGGTGAACGTCCCGTTGCCGAGCCCCCGCGCGACGTCGAGCGTCGAGTTCGTCTCGGAGGCGATCACCAGGTCCGGCCGGCCGTCCCCATCGAGGTCCGGCGTGATGGAGGCCGAGGGCTTGGCGGACACCGCCAGGTGGAGGGCGGCGTCGACGAGGCCCTCGCAGCGGTCCGCCCGCGTGTTGAGCAAAACGGAGATCCCACCGCTGCCCAGCGCGGCCACCACATCGAGCCGGCCGCTGAGGTCCGCATCCAGCGCCACCACCGCCGCGCTGGCGCCTCCGGCCGGCGCGCTCACCGGCGTGGGGGACAGGGAGCCATCACCGCGGCCCTTCAGCACGAGCACGGCGTTGCCCACGCCCGCCACCATCACGTCCGGGTGCCCGTTGCCGTCCAGATCCGCCACCGCCACATCCGAGGGCGTGCCCCCGGTGTTCACGGGCGGCAGGACGAAGAAGGTGCCATCGCCGTTGCCCCGCGCCACGCTCACCAGCCCCTGAGTGCCCCGGGCCGCCACCACGTCCAGCTGGCCATCCCGGTTGAGCTCCGCCACCGCGAGGGCCACCGTGCCCGCGCCCACGCCCAGCGGCGTGGGGGCCCCGAAGGTGCCCGTGCCCATGCCCAGCATCACCTGCACATCGCCCGCGGGGTCCGCGAACACCAGGTCCAGCCGGTCATCGCGGTTGAAGTCCGCGGCGGCCAGGGCCGCGGGCGCTCCGCCCACGGTGCTCACCGAAGGGGTCCCGTAGCCCGTGCCCGTGGCGAGCGCCGTCTCCACGGTGCCCGCGCCGGTGGCCGCGGCCCAGTCCAGCCAGCCGTCCCGGTTGAAGTCTCCCACCGCCAGCGCGCGCGCCACACCTGAGAGCGTGGCCACGAGGACCGGGGTGCCCAGGCTCCCGGACAGGCCATACAGAGCGAACACCTTCTTCGTGCTGGAGGCCACCAGCGCGTCCGGCTTGCCATCGTGGTTGAGGTCCGTCACGAGCAGGGCCACGGCGCTCTCGCCCGCCCCCAGGCTGACGGCGGTGGGGGCCGCGAAGGCGCCCTGGCCGTTGCCCTTGAGCACCTGGAGCTCGCTCGAGGTGGCGCTGCCCACCACCAGGTCCATCCGCCCATCGCCCTCCAGGTCCGCGCGGGCCATGCGCTGGGCGTTGGGCCCCGCGGGCACCATCCCAGGCGGCTCGAAGCGCAGCCCGTTGCGCAGCTGGACACCCTCCAGGATGACGCTCGAGGGCAGCGCGCCCGAGACCTGCGCGGTGAAGCGCAACCGGGTCTGCGCATCGAAGTAAGGCAGGTCCGCGGTGCTGTTCCAGAGAAAGGAGTGCGTGATGCCCGTGGGGGAGGTGGCGACGCCCTGGAGCCCCGAACCCGTGAGGGAGGCGGCCTGGGTGACGCGCTTGAAGACGCCCTCGGACTCGTACTCGATGAGGAGCGTGGCCCGCGCCGACTGCGGCTGGGAGACGGTGTACTGGACCGTCACGCAGCCCTCGGCGGGGTTCACGGGCAAGTGGGGGTTGGTCACCTGCGCGCCAGGCCGCAGGAAGGTGATGACAACGGAGCCCACCTTGCCCTCCGCCGTGGCGCTCACCGTCTTCACCCCGGAGGTGATCGAACTGAGCTGGGACAGGAGCTGGCCGTCGCCATTCGTGGTCCCCGAGGGCACGGTGAACGTGTTCTGGGTGCCGCTCGCGGAGAACTCCATGGCCAGGCCCGGAATGCGGTTGCCGAAGGCGTCCTCGGCGGTGGCCGTCAGGAAGGTCTGCGCCACGCCATCGGCCTCCAGCTCCGTGGGCACGGCCGTCAGCGACACCAGGAAGACAGGGCCCGGGGCAAAGGTGACGTCCTTGGGGTCCAGCGCCAGCGAGCCCACCTGGGCCTGCACGCTCTTCACCTCGGCATGCGTGGACTTCAGCCGGGCGATGAACTCGCCCGCCAGGTTGGAGGTGCCGCTGGAGGTGTCCAGCGTGTTGCCCAGGCCGGAGACGGTCAGGGACACCGGCGCGCCCACCACGGCGTTGCCATAGGCATCCCGGACCTTCACCAGCAGGGTGGCCTGGGTGGTGTTGTCCGCCGGGATCGGCGTGCTGGGCGTGATGGTGAGCGAGGAGGTGATGACCACGGGCACGCCAGCGGTGACCGTGAACGGCTCACTCACCGCCGGCACCAGGCCCGACGAGGTGGCGCGCAGCTTGTAGCCCACCCCCACCTGCTGGAGGTTCAGGTCCCCGAAGGAGGCCAGTCCGCCAGAGGAGACCTGGCTCGTGGTGCCTTGCAGCGTGGCCCCGTTGGAGACCTCCAGGCCCATCGCCACCGGGACAGAGACTTCCGTCACCACGTTGTCATGGGCATCGCGCACCTGCACCTCGGTGCCCAGGGGCGCCCCCGCGGCGACGCTGGGCGGCGGCTGGGTGACGAACACCAGCTTCTGGGCCGGACCGGCGATGAACACCACCTGGGGGCGCTGCGCCACCTCGGCGCCATTCAACGTGGCCTGGACTTGCTTGCCCTCGGCCCGGGTGGAGCGCAGCGTCGCGGTGAACCGTCCATCCGCGCCCGTGGTGCCCCCCACGGACGACAGGGTGTTGTTCGTGCCCGAGACACTGAGCCCCACGGCCTGCCCCGCCACGGGGTTTCCGAACGCATCCTTGGCGGTGACCGTGAGCGTGGTGGAGTCCACGTCATCGGCCACCACGGGGCTCTTGCTCACCTCCACCGTCGTCTTGTCGAGCGAAGGCGCCAGGGTAACGATGTCGAAGGGCTCGCTCTGCACCACCGGCAGGCTCCCCGCGCTGGCGCTCAGCAGATAGCCCAGGCCGGGCTGTTGAATGCTCAGGTCATTGAAGGTGGCCACGCCCGCGGCCGTCGTCCGCACGGGCGTGCCTTGAAGGGTGGCGCCGTTCGAGGCCACCAGCGTCAGCGTCACCGCGAGCGTATCGGACGGCACGGGGTTGCCGTGCGCGTCGAACACCTGGACCCTCACGGCGGGCGTCAGCGGCTGGCCCACCGGCGTGGTGTCCGGCGGCTGCGTCGCGAAGACCAGCTGCGCGGGCGGCCCAGGGATGAAGAGGGCCTCCGGGCGCGGCGGCAGAACCATCGCGCCCAGCTTGGCCGTCACGGCCTTCAGCTCGGCCTTCGTGGAGCTCAGCTTGGCGACGAACCGCCCGTTCGCGCCGGTGGTCCCCTCCTCGGACGAGAGCGTGTTCTGCGTGCCGGTGACGGCGACGCCCACCGGCTGGCCGCCCAAGGGGTTGCCGAACGCATCCCGGACGGTGACGGTGATGACGGTGAAGTCCCCCCCATCGGCCACCACGGGGCTCTTGCTCACCTCCACCGTCGTCTTCTCGATGGAGGGCACCGAGGTGACGATGTCGAAGGGCTCGCTCTGCGCCTGCGGCAGGCTCCCCGCATTGGCATTCAACTGGTAGCCCACGCCGGGCTGTTGAATGCTCAGGTCATTGAAGGTGGCCACGCCCGTGGCCGTCGTCCGCACGGGCGTGCCCAGGAGCGTCGCGCCGTTGGCGGCCACCAACGTCAGCGTCACCTCCTGCCCCGAGGTCTGCACGGCGTTGCCGTGGGCATCGAACACCTGCACCTGCACGGCGGGCGTCAACGGCAGGCCCACGGCCGTCGTGGCGGGCGGCTCGGTCAGGAAGACCAGCCGCGCGGGAGGCCCGGGAATGAACGTCACCGCCGGATGCGGTGGCAGCACCGTCCCGGCGAGGACCGCCTCCACGGTCTTCTGCTCGGCCTTGGTGGAGCGCAGCTCCGTGGTGAAGGTGCCGTCCGCCCCCGTCACGCCCCCGGTGGGCGAGAGCACGTTGAGCGTTCCCGTGACGGAAAAGCCAATCGTCTGGCCCGCCACCGGGTTGCCGAACGTATCCCGCGCGGTGAGGGTGATGGAGGTGAAGTCCTCGCCATCGGCCACGACGAGGGTCTTCGACGGCTCGACCACCACGGTGGTCTTCGAGGGGTCCACGGTGCCCGCGACGATGTCGAAGGGCTCGCTCAGCGCCGGGGCATAGCCGGGCGCGTTGGCGCGCAGCCGGTACCCCGTGCCGGCCTTGCGCACCTCGAGGTTCGAGAACGCCGCCGTGCCCCCGCCGGTCTGCTGCACGGCGGTGCCGTCCAGCACGGCGCCGCTCGAGACGGGCTCCAGCACCAGCGTCACCTCCACCGGCTCCAGGGGGGGATTGCCGCTGCTGTCCTCCACCCGCACCTGCACCGGCGGCGAGAGCAGCGCCCCCGCGGCCGACGAGGCGGGCGGCTGGGTGAGAAACGAGAGCCCCGCGTTGCCTGGGACGAACGTCACCTCGGGCCTCTGCGCGAGCGTCACCTGCTCGCTCCCGGTGCCCGCCGTGACGGTGAGCACCTTCGTCTCCGCGCGCGTGGAGGCCAGAGAACCTTCGGCCACGCCCAGCGCATCCGTCGCGGGGGGCAGCACCAGGAGGTTGTCCGAGCCCGTCGCGGTGAAGGCCACCGTCTGCCCCTGCAACACCTTGCCCGACCGGTCCCGCACCGTGATGAGGACGCGCGCGGTGCTCACGCCATCCGCGGGGATGCCCGTCGCGGGCACCACCTCCACGGTGGAGCGCGCCGCATCCGGCACCGGCTTCAGCTCCCCTACGTTGATCGGAGGGTGTCCGTCGATGCAGGCAGCAGCCAGGGACAGAAGCAACAGCGCAAGTGACAGACGCGTGGGCACGGGGACTTTCCTTCGAACGACGCCACGGAAGCGGCGCCGCCCCGACAGATACGGACCCCGAAATATAAAAGATTCACAAATTAACGTGAAGTTCTACAGCTTTGCCAAACAGGCAGACTGTCGAGGGGCTGGCCTCCTCGCCTGGCAATTCCCGGGGGGTGAGAAAAAACGTTTTATGTTTTGGAACGCGCTCGCGGGAAATCCCGGCCCCTGTGCGTGAAGCCAGACACACCGGGTGTCTCCCGCGAGCCCATCCCCCGCCCAGCGGCTCAGCTCTTGTATTTCACCGTGCAGCCGTACGGCTCGGACGTCACCGTCGGCACGGCCTTGCCGGTGGTGAGCGCATCGAGCGCCGTCTTCACGTAGTTGACGTCGGTGTCCTTCTTGCCGCGCGGGTCATCGTCGATGGCGCCCGCGTAGCGCAGCACGCCCTTCTCATCGATGACGTACATGTGCGGCGTCGTCTTCGCGCTGTAGGCGTGGCCCACCTTGCCGTCGGTGTCCAGGAGCACCGGGTAGCTGAAGCCCTCGGTCTTCTTCCAGGCAGCGGATTTGTCGGCCGTGTTGTCGGAGGTGGAGTCCACGGCCAGCCACACCACCTTGGTGGCGTCATAGCCCTTCAGCGTGGTCTCCATGGTGTTGGCGCCGTAGTGGCGCTGGACGAAGGGGCAGCCGGGGTTGGTCCACTCGAGCACGACCAGCTTGCCCTTGTACTGAGACAGCGAGTGCTCCTTGCCAGCCTCGTCCTTCAGCTTGAAATCGGGGGCGGGCTTGCCCACCTCCGCGGTGTCCGCGGCCAGCGCGGGGACGGCCCAACCGAGGGCCGAGGTGAGCGCGAACGCAGTGAGGGCACGTTTCATGGCTTCATCTCCTTGGGTGAGAGGACTGCGGTTCTGGACTCGGGCGTGAAAGGTGGGGCGGCGCGACGGCGCGAGCCACCCTCACGTCGCATCGGTGCGGCGGCCGGCCGCACGCTCCACGGCCTGAATGACGAGCTCCTGGGTGAGCAGCTCCGGCAACACCTCGGGGCGGTCCGGCGCCGAGGGGCTGATGACCAGGTACATGGGCACACCGGCCCGGCCATGCGCGGCCAGGCGGGCCGAGATGCGCGCATCCCGGCGCGTCCAGTCCGCCACGAAGAAGGCGACCTGGTGCTGGGCGAACGCGGCGCGCACATCCTCGCGCGCCAGCACGGTGCGCTCGTTGAACTTGCAGGTGAGACACCAGTCGGCGGTGAAGTCGATGAAGACGGGCTGGCCCGCCTTGAGCGCCGCGGCCACCGCCGTCTCCTCCCAGGGCTGCGCCTCCGTCACCGAGGAGGCCCGGCGCCCGGAGGCTTCCTCGAAGCGCAGGGCCACGCCGCCGATGCCCAACAGCACCACGAGCGCCACGCCCCGCCCCACCCACCGCCACGTGCCCTCGGTGGACTGCGACTGCCCATACAGCCACGCGCCCAGCGCCACCGCCACGAGGAACGCGAGCAGCCGCGCCATGCCATCCACCCCGGCCAGCCCCCCCATCACCCACAGGAGCCACACCGTGGTGCCCAGCAGCGCGAAGCCCAGGAACTGCTTGCCCACCTCCATCCACGCGCCCGGCTTCGGCAGCCGCCGCGCCAGGCCCGGCACCATCACCAGCGCGCAGAAGGGCAGCGCCAGCCCAAGCCCCAGCGCCACGAAGGTGGCCACCACCGTGAGCGGCCCCGCCGCGAAGGCAAAACCCACCGCCGTGCCCAAGAGCGGCGCCGAGCACGGCGTGGCGAGCACCACCGCCAGCATGCCCTCGCCCGCGCTGCGCGCCAGGCCCCGGGAGGCATCCACCTTGCCCGCCAGCGCCGTGCCATCCGCGCCCAACTGGTAGACCCCGAACAGGTTGAGCGCGAACGCCACCACCACCGCGCTCACCGCGGCGACGAAGAGCGGCTCCTGGAACTGGAAGCCCCAGCCCACCTGGGCCCCGCCGGCGCGCACCGCCAGCACCACGGCGGCCAGCACCCCCATCGTCCCCACGATTCCGCCCGTGTAGGCCAGGGCGTGCGCGCCCACGTGCCTGCGGTCCTCCTGCACGAGGCGCGTGAAGCCATACGCCTTGAGCGCCAGCACCGGGAACACGCACGGCATGAGGTTGAGGATGGCGCCGCCCAGGAAGGCGAACAGCAGCGCCAGCCCCAGCGACAGCGAGGACTCGGCCGGGGCCGCCACCGGCGGAAGGGCGGCCCCCCCGGGCCCGGGGCCCGCGAAGGAGGGCGCCGGCGCCGCGGCCACCGCGCCCGGCGGGGCGGCTTCCAGGGGCGCCATCGCCAGATCCAGCTCCATCGGCCGGAACCCCGCCTGGGCCGTGCCCAACCGCAGCACCCCCTTGAGGCGAGGGGCCTGCCCGGCCGCCGCGCCCGGCTCGGCCTTGCCCTCCAGCCGGAACCGGCCCGGGGCCTCCTGGGTGAGGGCCACCCTGGCGATGCCCGCGAGGCGCTCGGGGACGAAGAAGTCGGCCTCCACGCCGGGCGGAGGCTGGCCATCGCGCGCCGCCACGGTCAGCGTGCCCGTGAAGGGCTGCCCAGCCTGGAGGGCGGGTGCATCCAAGGTGAGCGAGGCGGTGTGGCCCGCGGACTCGCCTTCGAGGGGAACCTGGGCCTGGAAGACATCGAAGGACGCCGTGGCCGCCGCGTCCCGCAGCGTCTCCGGCCCCACGGGCACGGAGCGGGAGAGGACCATCTCCGCGGGGATGCAGCGCTCGGCACACACCAGCGCATCCACCGCGGCCGAGAGCGTGAGCGCCCCCTGGACCTGGGCGGAGGCCTGGGCTTCCGCGAAGAGCACCACCTCCTTCTGATAGCCGTGGGTGGTGATGAAGCCGTCGGGGGTGCGGAAGGTGGAGGGGAAGGGCCAGCGCAACGCGCCCACGGTGGTGCCCGGCGTATCCCAGGACACCTCGGTGGACAGGCCCGAGTCCCCGGGGTTCTTCCAGTAGATGTGCCAGTCCGGGTCCATCCGGAAGCGGACCCCCACCCGGAACGGGTCTCCGGGCTTCACCTGGGTGGCATCCACCAGCAGCGCCGCCTCCAGACGGGGCTCTCCCTCGTCCAGCGCACCGCTGCGGACGGCCGAGGCAGGCACCTCTGCCCACGCCACCGCGCCGCACGCCCACAAGAGCACCCCGGCCCACATCGCTCGCCACTGCCGCGTCATGCGCCTCCCGTTAATGCACCCGCGGGCGGCATGCCACCCCGAGTGAGGCCCTGGTCAACCCATGCAAGCGGGCGGGCATTCCCCCAGACAGTGGGTGAACGGAGGGTGGTACCCATCCAGCGGAGGACGTGCGGAGGGGCCTTGTGGAGTTGAGCGAGGTGAGCCGCCCCCCTTGGAGTTCGCGATCTCCGCCGAGCACAGCACGGATCCATCCTCCATCCCCTCAAGCACGTCGCTGACCGCACGGATACACTGGAGGGGTGACTCGACGTGCACTCAACTTTCGCTATCAGCGGAACACGAAGCCCGATGCCCGCAGACATGCTTCTGGCATTTTTACGCGCGTGTGCTCTTGTGTAGCCTAGGCTACTACCCTAGGCTACATCGGTGTGGTGGATTAGACGGCGATGGTGCAGTTCTTTGAGGGGTCGAGCTGAGGCGGCAGGTCACATCGTGCAGTATCCACCCAGCGTGCAACCAAGCCCAGGGTTCTGGGGTAAGCGTCCCAACTCAGCCTGATTGCCTACTCTTGGTCGGTACCCTCATTGGCGAGGCTGCTTGCTACTACGTTGAGGAGGCTGAGGTTGCTCCACCCGCTTCTGGCGTCGACCGTAAAAGAAGATGCTTGTAAGCATTACGACCGTCGTGCCACCAACGATGCTTGCGGCGGTCTGTTTCCCAGCAATCCCCATTTGCCATGAGGCATAAAGTCCAAACAAGGCAACGGCTGCGCCGCAGAGGGTAGCAACGTTGTGGTTGATGACCTCACCGATAACTGCCCAGCGTTCCAGACCCTGACGATGCTTGGCCTGCCCCTCCACCATCTCCATCAGTCTCGCGGGAAAGCTGGGATCGATGTTGCCGTAGCCCTCCACCATTTCCGGCGGAGGCAGCGGACTTGTTATCGATACAGAGGTCTGCATCGCCATGAAGCCGCCCGAAGCAGCAGGGCGCTCAGGCGAAAGCACGTGGCCACTGAGCGCTTCGTCGTGAGAGCGCTCAACACTGCGCGCCTGACTGCGGGCGATCTCAGCCTGATTCTTCTTGAGACGACGCCTTCCGCTGTTCCTGCTCATGATCCGCCGAGCGTACAAACTCCCGTCAGAATATCATTGCCGACAGCGCTCCAATCGCTTTGGAGAGCGCGGTGGTCAGCTCCAAATGGATCTGGGTCCACCTCATAGCGGGAGGGCCGCGGCGCCAGCGCCAGCGCGGCCCCGAAACTCAGAAGCCAAGGGAATGCAGATGCTCCGCAGTCGCGAAGCGACTTCACCGTAGGAATTACTATGCTCTTGCGGCTGTGCTTGCCCATAGCGACGACTCCTACCTTCTTCGATAACGACTAAGCGCCCGTAATATTGCAGAAAGAAGCTGGGCATTCCTCCGCACTACAGCACGGACGGGCCCACGCTATGTAGCAGATGGCCTGCCCGCCAGGGCAGTAAACTGCAAAAGGGCAACGGGGGGCGCTCCCATTCGGTCTGCTCCGCCGACTTGCATGCTCAGCGCAGTAAGGTGCTTGACATCCTTGAATTTCCGAACTCGCTAGCCAAGCAGACGGCCATGCTGCACCTTCGCGAGTAAACACGAGGTCCTGGAGAACCACAAAATCGGCGCAAACTTACTTATCGCCCTTTTTCACCTCCAGTAGCTCTGCTCCACTGGCGCTTTGAACGCCCTGTGACAGTAGGTGAAACTGGGACAGTGCAGGTTTCAAGCGAACCTGCAAAAAAGTGAACGGGTGGCGCCTCAGTGCTCCACCTTCTTCTTGGGGAAGGCGGGCAGCCGCATCACCTGGCTGACGGAGGTCCGCGCCCCCTCGGCCTTGGCGCGGCGCACCACGAGCGCGGGCAGCTCCGCCACGCGGCGTTCCACGGCCAGCCGCAGGTCCGCCAGCCGCTCCAGGTGGCGGCGCGCGGGCACATCCTCCACGCCCAGCCGCACCAGCTCCCGCAGGGACGCCTCGGCCTGGGCGAGGGCCCGGCCGGCAGCCTCCACATCGCGCCGGGAGAGCGACTTCCAGGCCGCCCCCTCGGAGGCCACCAGATCCAGCTCCACGTTCACCGCCGTCACCCGCCGCCCCTGCACGCTGTCGGGCGTCACGAGGACAACGGGGATGGAGGGCCGACGCGTGTCGCCATTCTCCAGGTAGGAGGCGGTGAGGGAGAAGTGCCACTCGGTGGCGGCCACGCGCCCGCTGAAGAGGGCGCGGCGAAGGCACGCCTGGGAGACGGCGCCGAGCAGCACGCTCATGGCATCCCCCTCCAGGCGGGTGGAGTAGCGGTGGCGGCAGCGCAGCTCGGAGAAGCCCGAGGGCAGCACGTGCACGCGCGCATCCGA
Protein-coding sequences here:
- a CDS encoding putative toxin-antitoxin system toxin component, PIN family, translating into MSPSSPTPQSLSLILDTNVVLDMLIFDDPLTRALSEALSADQLTAWADRDTLGELERVLTFRDFPRAGVNRHEVFERYRARVRLAPEPTGPVPEVPRCRDRSDQKFLELAARTGAHWLVSKDRQVLCMADRRGLPFDILSPRQASQRLARP
- a CDS encoding FG-GAP-like repeat-containing protein, translating into MPTRLSLALLLLSLAAACIDGHPPINVGELKPVPDAARSTVEVVPATGIPADGVSTARVLITVRDRSGKVLQGQTVAFTATGSDNLLVLPPATDALGVAEGSLASTRAETKVLTVTAGTGSEQVTLAQRPEVTFVPGNAGLSFLTQPPASSAAGALLSPPVQVRVEDSSGNPPLEPVEVTLVLEPVSSGAVLDGTAVQQTGGGTAAFSNLEVRKAGTGYRLRANAPGYAPALSEPFDIVAGTVDPSKTTVVVEPSKTLVVADGEDFTSITLTARDTFGNPVAGQTIGFSVTGTLNVLSPTGGVTGADGTFTTELRSTKAEQKTVEAVLAGTVLPPHPAVTFIPGPPARLVFLTEPPATTAVGLPLTPAVQVQVFDAHGNAVQTSGQEVTLTLVAANGATLLGTPVRTTATGVATFNDLSIQQPGVGYQLNANAGSLPQAQSEPFDIVTSVPSIEKTTVEVSKSPVVADGGDFTVITVTVRDAFGNPLGGQPVGVAVTGTQNTLSSEEGTTGANGRFVAKLSSTKAELKAVTAKLGAMVLPPRPEALFIPGPPAQLVFATQPPDTTPVGQPLTPAVRVQVFDAHGNPVPSDTLAVTLTLVASNGATLQGTPVRTTAAGVATFNDLSIQQPGLGYLLSASAGSLPVVQSEPFDIVTLAPSLDKTTVEVSKSPVVADDVDSTTLTVTAKDAFGNPVAGQAVGLSVSGTNNTLSSVGGTTGADGRFTATLRSTRAEGKQVQATLNGAEVAQRPQVVFIAGPAQKLVFVTQPPPSVAAGAPLGTEVQVRDAHDNVVTEVSVPVAMGLEVSNGATLQGTTSQVSSGGLASFGDLNLQQVGVGYKLRATSSGLVPAVSEPFTVTAGVPVVITSSLTITPSTPIPADNTTQATLLVKVRDAYGNAVVGAPVSLTVSGLGNTLDTSSGTSNLAGEFIARLKSTHAEVKSVQAQVGSLALDPKDVTFAPGPVFLVSLTAVPTELEADGVAQTFLTATAEDAFGNRIPGLAMEFSASGTQNTFTVPSGTTNGDGQLLSQLSSITSGVKTVSATAEGKVGSVVITFLRPGAQVTNPHLPVNPAEGCVTVQYTVSQPQSARATLLIEYESEGVFKRVTQAASLTGSGLQGVATSPTGITHSFLWNSTADLPYFDAQTRLRFTAQVSGALPSSVILEGVQLRNGLRFEPPGMVPAGPNAQRMARADLEGDGRMDLVVGSATSSELQVLKGNGQGAFAAPTAVSLGAGESAVALLVTDLNHDGKPDALVASSTKKVFALYGLSGSLGTPVLVATLSGVARALAVGDFNRDGWLDWAAATGAGTVETALATGTGYGTPSVSTVGGAPAALAAADFNRDDRLDLVFADPAGDVQVMLGMGTGTFGAPTPLGVGAGTVALAVAELNRDGQLDVVAARGTQGLVSVARGNGDGTFFVLPPVNTGGTPSDVAVADLDGNGHPDVMVAGVGNAVLVLKGRGDGSLSPTPVSAPAGGASAAVVALDADLSGRLDVVAALGSGGISVLLNTRADRCEGLVDAALHLAVSAKPSASITPDLDGDGRPDLVIASETNSTLDVARGLGNGTFTAFTSVPIGTGATNPQGLASGDFNGDGRVDLVTANLNTGNVSLLLDNGAGGYTPSTLSSGSSPRGVAAADIDQDGHLDIVAVNSGASNVRVFYGNGDGTFGESKTHTTGSTPYAVVVVDLNGDGRPDIATANSGASTVTSLRNDGGRVFASLGNIQVRPGPRSLATADFNRDNKPDLIVGNYSDDSVSVLLGQGNGTFSAAINTSANVNNKEFRQPRGVVVGDFNLDGWPDVAVGSNLGPSIAILLGRPLDGTGVYSPFAISGNLAVGTGVGSLTGADLDGDGRQDLVATLSTFNRAAVIRGSGSPVTGVRGFAVLDTTGVANARGAQVADINRDGKLDLLVANGGAVSMSLLLNDGTGNFPALRKHPAASNPYTVAVGDVNRDGKPDMLVANFASGNITIHLGNGTGGVESSSTRTSSSPRSLALVDLDLDGDQDMVVGGNSVSVYLNDGSGTFVNGLSPPAAGVPRASVAADFNQDGKVDVAFASNSTAISVSVLLGNGTGSFAGSVKTVNLGVYCYDVAAGDVDRDGKLDLAAACAPSGTGVNVNVRILKGQGDGNFTLLTTLSLPSDSPIDGLALADLDGDGRLDVAATATTTASMVVWRGNGAGGFGSPVSWATVTGGQSLAVGDFNGDGLMDAFTGGDTQAGVLLSR
- a CDS encoding thioredoxin family protein, coding for MKRALTAFALTSALGWAVPALAADTAEVGKPAPDFKLKDEAGKEHSLSQYKGKLVVLEWTNPGCPFVQRHYGANTMETTLKGYDATKVVWLAVDSTSDNTADKSAAWKKTEGFSYPVLLDTDGKVGHAYSAKTTPHMYVIDEKGVLRYAGAIDDDPRGKKDTDVNYVKTALDALTTGKAVPTVTSEPYGCTVKYKS